From one Anopheles cruzii chromosome 3, idAnoCruzAS_RS32_06, whole genome shotgun sequence genomic stretch:
- the LOC128270986 gene encoding leucine-rich repeat and fibronectin type-III domain-containing protein 3: MVYRFRLRLRLRPPPVALLVALLVATIRTTVAQCPWQREVPDLQNSCLCAYNLGQELSVQCDQVDFPVLVEALDKYARATPLDLLYVNNSTVEQLEGGLFANLKLHNVQLSSCRMKRIDEHAFRGQEAVLKNLNLQDNLLEEVPVRALKVLQLLSLLDLSKNRIRAIPNDAFGGLRKLATLKLSDNNVTLAPHAFRGLEASLKNLNLKGTKQKRVPEAVRGLKTLAFLDLSQNGIRELPGGTGVKAFEGLDSLTALNLERNLIQALGETAFSGVRKTLSSLSLLNNLLAEFPVGAIHSLRELRVLDIGFNLLTALPETAFRGNPAVTLLALDGNPLPTVPEKALAHLNRTLRGLSLGGRFLHCDCKLRWVAEWIRNGDLQVTSRERNPQFCGSPNRFRDRGFYSIQPEELSCPESEVSIEGPVGVVDSLLPKTTTVRTTTTGIVTTAPPATAGTTNATTAPPSTTQQEGLATGNASENPSSAATNGTTTQTAISTTGSSSTTSLTTTPATTKQSTTVATAAGSSSGPTTKPPPATKNWRTNANPSHKQRPPLVLGFPPQRGTQVDDTKEVQVKNAFSSRQDSSVIIQWDSDTANILGFRVVYRLFGDKNFKQGPPLEASEREFKIKNVPSAECIIVCVVSLEEINVTPDTVPYTQCREVRTVASQASNMDKITIAASAAICGTIIVAVIVFIAASRILFRRRSKKLQSLSQQKSALPIAGLPVNCCGPTPSPNGPLGSLATLSAFNSHKQDWDQVSAYSGRSIPRPRIYPMENQAIPDDLRSHVSHFSAVGGGGPKVAKARSIADGQSHHSFSNHSQRGYLGSAFPSNLVNSRPELRQSRQSLAAASERMSRASYAGSIVHGPAHSIASSTRRTRPRSRSRDQLSAAHIHTHQHRPGSRYSTAGSTHTLNNYCDTSDNWTDHDMDIYMARNPTARNGGMVPL, from the exons ATGGTgtaccggttccggctccggctgcggctgcggccgccgccagtggccCTGCTAGTGGCCTTGCTAGTCGCCACCATCAGGACTACAGTGGCCCAGTGTCCCTGGCAGCGTGAAGTGCCCGATCTGCAGAACTCGTGCTTGTGTGCCTACAACCTCGGACAGGAGCTGTCCGTGCAGTGTGATCAG GTTGACTTTCCCGTGCTGGTGGAAGCCTTAGACAAGTACGCGCGGGCGACACCGCTCGATCTGCTGTACGTCAACAACTCCACCGTCGAGCAGCTGGAGGGCGGCCTGTTCGCCAACCTGAAGCTCCACAACGTGCAGCTGAGCAGCTGCCGGATGAAGCGCATCGACGAGCACGCGTTCCGGGGGCAGGAGGCCGTGCTGAAGAACCTCAACCTGCAGGACAACCTGCTCGAGGAGGTACCGGTGCGGGCGCTCAAGGTCCTGCAGCTGCTCAGTCTGCTCGATCTCTCGAAGAACCGCATCCGGGCGATCCCGAACGATGCGTTCGGTGGGCTCCGCAAACTCGCGACGCTGAAGCTGAGCGACAACAACGTTACGCTCGCCCCACACGCCTTCCGGGGGCTAGAGGCCAGTCTGAAGAACCTCAACCTGAAGGGCACCAAGCAGAAGCGTGTACCGGAAGCAGTCCGCGGTTTGAAGACGCTCGCGTTCCTGGATCTCTCGCAGAACGGCATCCGCGAGCTGCCGGGTGGCACCGGCGTTAAGGCGTTCGAGGGCCTGGACTCGCTGACCGCGCTCAATCTGGAGCGCAACTTGATCCAGGCGCTCGGCGAGACGGCCTTCTCGGGCGTCCGCAAGACGCTCAGCTCGCTCAGCCTCCTCAACAACCTGCTGGCGGAGTTCCCGGTCGGTGCGATCCACTCGCTCCGGGAGCTGCGTGTCCTCGACATCGGTTTCAACCTGCTGACCGCCCTGCCGGAAACGGCGTTCCGGGGTAACCCGGCCGTGACGCTGCTGGCACTGGACGGCAACCCGCTGCCCACGGTGCCCGAGAAGGCACTGGCCCATCTGAATCGCACCCTGCGCGGCCTATCACTCGGTGGCCGCTTCCTGCACTGCGACTGCAAGCTGCGCTGGGTCGCCGAGTGGATCCGGAACGGAGACCTCCAG GTTACTTCGCGCGAACGGAATCCACAATTCTGTGGGTcaccgaaccggttccgaGACCGAGGCTTCTACTCGATCCAACCGGAAGAGCTCTCTTGTCCCGAGTCCGAGGTCAGCATCGAAGGGCCGGTCGGTGTGGTCGACTCGTTGCTACCAAAAACGACCACCGTTCGGACGACGACCACGGGCATCGTGACGACCGCGCCTCCCGCGACGGCAGGCACCAcgaacgccaccaccgcgccaCCATCGACCACCCAGCAAGAAGGACTGGCTACCGGCAACGCTTCGGAGAACCCCAGCTCGGCCGCCACCAACGGTACGACGACGCAGACGGCCATCTCCACCAcgggtagcagcagcaccacctcGCTCACCACGACACCAGCGACAACGAAGCaatcgacgacggtggcgacggcggccggtaGCAGTAGCGGTCCCACCACGAAGCCCCCGCCGGCCACGAAGAACTGGCGCACGAACGCGAATCCCTCGCACAAGCAGCGCCCTCCGCTGGTTCTGGGTTTCCCGCCGCAACGCGGCACGCAGGTCGACGACACGAAGGAGGTGCAGGTGAAGAACGCCTTCAG CTCCCGCCAGGACAGCTCGGTCATCATCCAGTGGGACTCGGACACGGCCAACATCCTTGGCTTCCGGGTGGTTTACAGGCTGTTCGGAGACAAGAACTTCAAGCAGGGTCCCCCGCTGGAGGCAAGTGAGCGCGAGTTCAAGATCAAGAACGTGCCGTCCGCCGAGTGCATCATCGTGTGCGTCGTGTCGCTCGAGGAGATCAACGTGACGCCGGACACCGTGCCTTACACGCAGTGCCGGGAGGTGCGCACCGTCGCCTCGCAGGCCTCCAACATGGACAAGATCACGATCGCGGCCAGCGCCGCCATCTGcggcaccatcatcgtcgccgtgaTCGTCTTCATCGCCGCCAGCAG GATTCTTTTCAGAAGACGCTCGAAGAAGCTGCAATCGCTGTCGCAACAGAAGAGCGCCCTGCCGATCGCGGGCCTGCCGGTGAACTGCTGCGGCCCGACGCCCAGCCCGAACGGgccgctcggttcgctcgcCACCCTGTCCGCGTTCAACTCGCACAAG CAGGACTGGGATCAAGTGTCGGCGTACAGTGGCCGCTCGATACCGCGGCCCCGCATCTATCCGATGGAAAACCAAGCGATTCCGGACGACCTCCGGAGCCACGTGTCCCACTTctcggccgtcggtggcggtggcccgaaGGTGGCCAAGGCGCGCTCGATCGCCGACGGCCAGTCGCACCACAGCTTCTCGAACCACTCGCAGCGCGGCTACCTCGGGTCGGCTTTCCCGAGCAATTTGGTTAACTCACGACCAG AGCTGAGACAGTCGCGGCAATCATTGGCCGCCGCCTCGGAGCGTATGTCCCGGGCATCGTACGCCGGTTCGATCGTGCATGGCCCAGCGCACAGCATAGCGTCGAGCACGAGAAGGACCAGGCCCAGGTCGCGCTCCCGTGACCAACTCAGCGCGGCACACATCCACACGCACCAGCATCGTCCTGGTAGCCG TTACTCGACGGCCGGCTCGACGCACACCCTGAACAACTACTGCGACACGTCGGACAACTGGACCGATCACGACATGGACATCTACATGGCGCGAAACCCGACCGCACGCAACGGTGGTATGGTTCCATTATGA